The genomic stretch GTATTCTTGGTGGTGCTAATTGAATATCACACATGCATAAAAAGTGTTTTCTCATTGCAATACATGGGCAACTAATAAAGAACcttctttattttattttttgaaaGAATTTTATCTTATTTTGGCACAGGCACACTACTAGTTGCTAATGGTTATCCAACGGTCCCGTGCAGAATATAGAAATAATTTACCAAGTTAAGGACGGAAATCAGATGACAATTGTTATAGCGTGTACAATGCTGACACGTTGTAGCTCGATCGGAAGCATCTAGTGGTGGGAAGCTCCATCTCTGCATGTGCATTTTTGTGCATTATAAAAAAAACTTGTTGCTTTTTCCACGTCAAAACATAAGTCTAAGGTCCGGCTCAGTCTCACATGGGCTAGGCTACGGTGTCATTGCATTGGGTTTTGTGTGTTTTCTTatgctagtctcaatgcatgtttcatgagagtgtcatgcatattaaatagggtgctACATAagaaaaattgctgacttgacagggtcattaaattaaggagtttcatcatatgagagaggagtttcaccccatgaaactcttgtggctcggttacctagtttatagtcttgataactgtgtcatgaaactatgcattgagactgaccttaatCTGCATCAAAAGATCATCTTCTCTATCTTAAGTAGAATGCCTAGGGTCTGTCTAGCCCTCAGCAGATTGAGTGTTTTTATAtatactaggtagcgtgcccgtgcgttgctacgggataactaacattttatctttaaaacacATGGATCGCACGATAAAATAACAGTACTGTAAAAATTAAATACCAATATTAAAACAACATTATCTCAAAATATAAAGTTTATGAGATCAACACAGTCACGGAAAATGTGGCATCACAAACTCACAAACTCTACTTTATAGACATTTCTATAATACGGCTAAGATAATATTTAATAACGGCAGAAAGAAATCTCCAATATCCATTTCATTCATGCGCCGGAATCAACATTGTTTCCTTTGAAGTTTACATCCTAAATTTCATATCTACCACTCTCAACCAGTATATTGCTTAATCTGCAATTACATGATATGCTTATTAGATTGAATAGATGGATCTAGATGAAAATGGTTAATTAATGATCGAAATGGTTAATCAAAGGCTAAGCCATGTATAGGAAATATTGGAAACCAGACTAACATTTGTCATGGTTGAGTGCTTACCAGTAACCATTGAAATAGTTTTCCATGCAACTATGTATAAGTCCTTGCTGAACTGGTCAACACAAAAAGGATATTGACTCCTGAACTGGTTTCTAGAGTTGCATCTCTGAGAGGTAGTACCACTGCTAGGTGGTCATACCAAACCTGAAAAACATATATACAAATCTACTAATGGCTTTGATATGTATATCAATGCACCGTTCATGAAACTATTTCACTGAATGAACTTGGCAATGAGCTTGACTTGAATGGAGGAAAGGCAACATATTTTCGAGACATGATAGCCTGAGATCCcaaattttctttagaaaaaaataGTTTACTGAAATAATTGACCTAAGATGCTACTGAGAAGAAATTGCCAAATCACTATCATTGGCATTACCTTTGCCTTCCTTTCCTTTACAGCTAGAAGcatttcttcttccttctttaGCATGTCGAGAAGATCAAACGCCTGTATATGGAAATAAAAAGAATAATATAATAGTAAATCAAATGTTACTATGAATGCAAGTACTACAATTCTTTAAACAGAAAAAAGAACTCAACAATAAGTGTTATGGAAAGCGAACTAACCTTGCAGAGAGCCAATGAGATGGTAGCTAACCAAGCCTGCATCATACTAAGAGGAATTCAGAACCAGAGCATATGTTCTCATTGATATAGAAGCAAATGCAAGGTAAGAAAAGTTGGAAGCAAACATTGACACGATATGAAAAGGCACTAACAACaagattccaaaataattattcaGTCATGAGAAATAAAATAGCATAGAAAGAACACTGTGGGCTAAAAAATTGAAGACCTTGCAGTGAGGATTTTACTGCTATGGGATAATTTGATGGTAACATTGTTTCTGTGTCACTGACTGACTGAAGAGAACAAAACATCCTCATGGGCTTGGTATGCACAGAGCATTACAGGGAATGTGTTTGACAGACTGCAGGTATCTAAGAACCTAGCTACATGCAGCAAATTATAAAGCTCCCTACAGCCATTAGACTAAATAAATTAAAATGCCACCATCAAATGGAAAAGCTTTATCTTTTAGAATATCACAAGCTTATTTTAatttgaaaaataaataaaatctctCCTTTCAAGAAAAGCAAGACCATACTTATGACATACACATGCCACAGATCATTCTGCTTTGAAATATGTAAAAACCTAAAACATATCATGAAAACAGCTTCCAGATGTGGGATGCTGACCTCTCTTTCTTCCTCTCCATCATCCTCCAGGTCATCTTCCTCTCCAGCTTCAATTGGGGCAGATAAAGCAGCTGCTCTCAATGAGCGTCCACACCTTTCTTTGCTCTCTCTGATCTCTTGGAGCTTCGTTTCTGCAGCCTTTTGACATTTGAACCGGGCAACCTAGGAAAGAAACAATAAACATAAATAGTAAAAAAAATGCAGTTAACAAAGTGCCAAAATCTGTCATGTCCACAATCCACTCATCTTCAAAGTACTCACGAAAACCTTAAATTATGCAAGCTTTTTCTTTCTTGCTAATCCCAGGGGACAGTTCCAATCACTCATTAGTCTAATTAGTAAACTCACTGCTGCCTTTCATTCTTTCTTTCGTTTAAAGAAAAATTATTGCTTTTCTTTAAAGAAAAGGATAACTAAAATCTTCAGAGTGTAGATTTTGTTAGGCATGTTTATGCATTTATGGCATTGCTTCAAGACATGATTATAATATCTTCCATTTTTGGGAATCTAGAGTTTACTTTATTTAACATAAATTAAAAGATTCTACAAAATAACGCACCATCATATGATACTTCAGAAAAGCTTAGCAAGTGCATCGAAAAGGTCCTTTTCTTGGGCCTGAGTCAAGGCACAAAATGTCATCAAAGCACAAGAAATATTTGACAATTTATTATAAAACGTAGATGATATTTGACAAGTAAATAAGTTTTAAAGGAGAAAACATTAATCACCAAGTCTGGTGTGTGGTGTCATgaacaaaagaaaataaataataattgtCATCTTTTATACAACTTCATCTTTTTTATGAGATTCATTTAGTGCAGGAACAAATTAGCATgtgaaaaatagaaaaaaaaaaggcaaaccAAGTGTAGCTGCATGGTGATGAAAGAAATTTCTCACCTCACATCTGCTGCAAGGAAGAGAGCAGGGTGGTGTGCAGTCAGGGTTTGGAAATGCAAACTATTTCTGAAGCAAAACTTCATATAGCTAGATAAGTAACAGGATTCATGATACATGATGGAATGGTGAGGCATGGATCTCCTTAGGTGGAATGGCAAAGTACTATTCCTTGTTCTAATTGGAATGCAGCAAAGGAAACTGCAATTTAACTTCCAACTTCAGTGGTGTGCTATTCCACATGGTTATTGCTTAATGACACAGGGGCAAAAATTCAGCTGCACATCCATGCATCTTTAAGAAAATCTTTGCTCACTTCAACTTAGTATGTTTTTTCTATGTAGAAAATAGAAGGGCTTCAGAGCTACACAAAGCAATGACCTGTTCTCTATGCTATTTATGTGACAGACCTATGTTAGAAATTTATTAGACTAATTCAATTGGACTACTAAAGCATATTGGGAATAGGACTACACAAAGCACTAACCTGTTCTCTAAAGCATACAACCAAAACAATTATAGATAATACTCACTGTAAAAACAATATTTCTCCATGATGCCCAAATTTCTTTGAAGAGTGCCCACATCTAGCGGATAATGTCAGTCCAGCAAACCTGCCATTGCTTTAGAACATTAATGTAGTGTTCTCTCTCAATGCTTAAGAGGCATAAAACATTTCTCACATATTTCAGATGTTAACATATGAGAATCTGCAATGTCTGTGTGCCACAGAGGCACGACAACTATTGCACTTGCCAAATCAACTATTGCACTTGCCATTAACTGAACCCGGTAAATTGCAAAAAGTCCAAGAAACATGGTTTCACAGTAGACAAAGTTTTACGGTCTTGACAAGCACATCGAGCTGTTAAGTAACTCAAGTTGGACAGACACATGgaattggaaaaaaaaaaagatgtcaACAAGAAATTGGGAACGATATGCAGGTATAGACATGGCATCGCAGACAAGTTATCACAAGGAGATTCAGATTTAAACTAAAACCAGAGCTCACATCCTCCTGAGTTTTTCTTCTTTAAAGAATCACATCCTCCTATATAAAATTCAACTGATGTCAAATTGATGCAGAAAGCACGAAGAAAAGTTGCTGGCTTCGATCAGGCGTTGCATATAGCAAAAAAGCTGAAGAATATAGGGTATGCAGTATAATGATCTTCGGTTATCATATATTCATAAAGGTACAATACCGACAATAGCAAGAATGTAAGAAATGCAATATTAAGCAAACAAGCATGTCACAAAATATTTTATTCAGAACTAcgaaccatatgttcagaaaccaAACCTACATGGTTTTGGCTCTCAAGAAATAAAATGAAGCAACTAATTACAATTCACAGACACTATTGCAAGAAATTAGGAAGCCATGCTGCCAACAGTTTATACTGGAATCATTCTCGCATTGAGTACTAAAGAATTGAGCAGAGTATAAAAGCAACTAACCAAAGATCTATTAGCTTCTACGGAACATTATAGCTGATCCAAGAACTAATATATAATCGTTTCTTGGCATTCGGACATTTGGTTCGGTACAGGTGGATGCAACTCTGAACAAAAACAACAGGAGTACTTGTAAACCCAATCTTTTTCTTGGGTAAACTTTGAGGCAGGGTCGAACCGAGTAAAGAACATGCTCGTCCACATGTAAACCAATTTTTTTCGCAaaaacaaaacagaaaaagaTTGTAGGCATAGTACATGTATCGGCGAGGTTTTAATAAGAAGTTTAGAGTCACCCTTATCAGACACATCCGCGGTCAATCGCTCACATGTCAGTGTCACAAGTGTGCTTATCGGCGAATCTAGAGAAAAGAACACGGTCGCAGATACGACGGCGACATAAACCTCCATTCACGATAATAATGCGATCTTTATCTCTGCAGGCGCGCAGCAACAAAAATGGCCCCCAACTCCGAGCCCCGCGTAGCCGCACACAGCGCTTTCATGGTGGGCCCAGCAGCCCACGCGCGCCGGTGGGGGTAGGCCACACGTGCACGACTAGGGGCCGTCGCACTTGCTGCCAATCCGGCGGCCTCCCTGTCTCTAGACGACTCCTGCAGAGTCCGAAACATCAGCGCCTCTCCAAATCGGGACTCCATACAATTATGCGGTATCAGAAATCGAAGATTCGGAATTCCAATCAGGCCGGAGCTGAGCATGTGCGGACGTGCCGGTCCAGGATGCACCCGATTCATCGTTGGAGACGATAGAATAGCATGATGATTAATCAAATTATTATTATCCTGCTGCGCGCCTACAACCAATAATAGAACTACACTACACCACCCGCGATACAACATTCAGCAGCAACTTAGCCTCAAATACAGTCTCCCTCCTCCATGGCGGGCATATTGTTCGCCCTCGTGGAGAACAGAGCTTATTCAGTCATGAGATATGGAGCTCAACCATCTGCGGAACCACAGTGGTGTGGAACTCGTCACGATTCTTGTTCCGACTACTACGATCTCTTCTGGTCAGCAGTGCTATGCTCAACTATGTCTCATTCTCATGCCGCTCCTCCGAATGTCACTTTTGTTACCAATAGCTCCGTGCGAAGTGTTGTTGTTAAACTCAAAGCCTGCAATGAGCCAAGGAAACGATCAGATGAAGCAATTGATTCTAGTGTCCTGTCACAAGTTTTAGAAATTGTATAAACATCAGTCAAACAGACCGTTTTATTTATAACCTATCAGAAAAATTGCACTACATAACATTACCCTGAAAGGTTTAATACTCATGCCCCATCTGCCATAAAGAAAGTATAAATCCGTAACCCGTTGATTACTATAATACCAAACAAACCTATAGGTGAACATTCAAAATATTTCCATGTGCTGGGAACTAATAACTACTCCTGTATGATCCCAGTGGAGGATAGTATACTATCGGATTCACTTATTCATGTGAAAGAATATTAGGCAGGATGATTTAAGACATATTGGAAACTTCAGGTTTCATGAAAGGCAATTGATAGAGAAAAAGGAGCTCAAATGACATGTTTTTTTGTGTGTGCCTGGAAGGATTGATCATGCTAAAATTTTCATTCAACTAAGCTGACCAAGAAATCAGCAACTCCTAACTGTGGCTGTAGATATGCGGAAGATTTGGTTGTGTTAGCTCCTAATTGTGGCTGCAGATATGCGTAAGATTTGGTTGTGTTAATGTGATCCATGTTTTTTCATTATAATTATGACTGTATTTGTCAAATTAAGTGATCAACATGGATACAATAAGGTAGATGCTATCATTAACTGCACATAGATGATGATTATGGATCAACAATGCAACAGTGAAGGGAACATTACGTCACCAGAGAGGAAATTTAACATAAAGCCACCAACGTACAAACCCCACAATCAACTCCTGACATACAATAAATGGTGAATACAACCTACTGCCATCATCGCACAAGTAAACCTGAATAACTCTAATGCATGAAGAAGTCATAACATCACTATAATTTATGATAGAGGGATAAAAGCGATACACCACATAAATCTGAATTGTTTATCTACAGAGACTATAAGACGTTTGGTTCCCAAACAAGATTATTTACACTACCAGCACAAGCTCCAAGAAACTTGGTTGGTCAGGAGAGCCATTTTGGCTCACTGCTGGTAGCAAGCAGAAACGTTGGAAATGCTTGCTAGCATGAGAACCGAGACAAAACTAGCCAAACATCCaagcgcagcagcagcatcaaATCCTTGCTCAGCAAGGGTAGGCAAGGTTTGGGTGAGGAACCAAACGCACGCTAAAGTTCCCAAACTTGGACTAGTATGCTCGAAAGCTTCTAAGAAAAGGTTTCCTTATAGAATAAAATGAACGAACCCCTCCcttctttttcatttttataacaTTCAGTAAAAAAGAGGGGGTATATTACTCACATCTAGAATGATAGATGCAACAGCAATATTATGGAAGTAATATTGGTGTAAGAGCATAAAATAAGTTCATTGTATTTTTACTTGTGATCTCAAAAGGTGTTTCAACAGAATGTGGAAAATCACaatagaagcttataaaagtgaagGTGTGATAGTTAAAAATGACTTGGTCCAACTAATAGCTACAATAGTGATCCAATCAAGCTAGACGGAACAACTAAACAATTGGGACACCAAAGCTAACTTGTTCTCGTGACATGTGTTCATAATGCATGGATCTTAGTGAACTCAGCATGTGACCTATACCTAGAAATAAAGAAATCAATTGTTCAGCAACTGCAGAACCACTAGAACATGATATATAAATTTAAATTTTGATCAAGTGATGATGCATTTCAAGTAATCATTGGGCAGAAAATTTCAGACCTCAGTTGTTTCCAACATGCAATTATCAAAAACTAGTATGTTCGAAGACTAGCAAGAGAATCTGGGCCAAGAAATTCATCACTGTTCACATGGAATTAGCAATGCAAACATATCATGCCTGAATTAGGATAAGTAGAACACATGTAAATTTAAACTACAGAGGTTGgctcatgcaaataaatattattaaaaatattattaggAATGGCATCAGTAACATCATAAGAAAAAGTGAAGGAAATTTACTACCTTTCGACCTACTCAGCATCGGTAAGCATACTTGGAGCTCGGACCATATGGTGGACAAGGTGCTGCATCCCTGGCTTCAATTCCTTGTTGCAGAAGTCCTCGTACTCTTCGTTATCCCCAGCCTTCTTTTTTACCTCCACCATTACAAGGGGAGGTGTGAGTTCAAATACCTCGGCACCAATTGTTAATGGCCCCTTAACTCCTTCCCTTGTACCCTCCAGGCAGATCCGCCAGTCCTTCCTCCGCAACTTGAAGCTCTTCAGCTTTGCAATGTCCTCCAGTTTTGTTATGATATCCGACATGGGCTCAGCCGAGATGAACCTCACTTCATCCCCTTTCTCCTCAAATAACCCTGATAAGTTAAATCCCCTTGAGAATGATATGATATCAAATGCATTAAGGCTTGCTGGACGTGGGAGCGAGCCACGGGGCCTTTGGCTTTCACCAGATAACACTGAAGCAGGGCAGGATGAGATCGACGAGTCTGAGTCAGACCCTGATTCATCACCATCAACCTTTGGCGGAGGTagaggtggtggtggaggtggcAATGGTGGAGGAACAGTACCAGCAGGTCCCATATCCAACAG from Sorghum bicolor cultivar BTx623 chromosome 3, Sorghum_bicolor_NCBIv3, whole genome shotgun sequence encodes the following:
- the LOC8079225 gene encoding PP2A regulatory subunit TAP46 is translated as MGHETLESIASSDRFLGSLQALSLTTTLRTELLVARFKCQKAAETKLQEIRESKERCGRSLRAAALSAPIEAGEEDDLEDDGEEEREAWLATISLALCKAFDLLDMLKKEEEMLLAVKERKAKVWYDHLAVVLPLRDATLETSSGVNILFVLTSSARTYT